One window of the Onthophagus taurus isolate NC unplaced genomic scaffold, IU_Otau_3.0 ScKx7SY_16, whole genome shotgun sequence genome contains the following:
- the LOC111418726 gene encoding putative fatty acyl-CoA reductase CG5065, translating to MGLNIKEDIYFTGAKLKNNNTIIRDVITNNIGHFYKDASIFITGSTGFVGKALLEKLLRSCDDIDSVYLLIRPKRGMGCEQRLKELLKNPVFNKIKETNPEVLNKIKIIEGDVSQHNLGISEIDREKLAEKLTMIFHSAATVRFNEDFKTAVVLNTLGTKRVLEFGAEIKNLQSFVHVSTAYSNADKNDVEETVYKPPFDPRSLINCIEFLPEAALKTLEKEVMGDHPNTYTFTKAMAEFIVWEYSAKLPIAIVRPSIVTAAWQEPFPGWVDNISGITGIMMEIGRGSIKSIIADEKNVMDLIPVDVVANTLVTAAWHTVAYRSNSMRVYNCTSGQINKVLWKEIGHLTQTYARQYPTKYLSWYPGFSYRTNRIVHWIYAVLLQRVPACIFDLILYCTKRKPIMYKISKKFERACKTGEFFALHEWNFHTSNIKDLVGAVDSAEDGNRFNIDIRRENGFNWDPYIKDFMLGIRQYVLKDDLSSLPKARVKLNWFYWANRFIQLSAVYFFLKLIIL from the exons ATGGGGTTAAACATCAAAGAAGACATTTATTTCACCGgtgctaaattaaaaaacaacaacacCATCATCAGGGACGTAATAACAAATAACATTGGACATTTTTATAAAGACGCCTCTATTTTTATAACCGGCTCGACGGGGTTCGTTGGGAAAGCCCTTTTAGAGAAATTATTGAGGTCTTGCGACGATATCGATagcgtttatttattaattaggCCTAAAAGGGGGATGGGGTGTGAACAAAGATTGAAAGAGCTCCTCAAAAACCCG gtttttaataaaatcaaagaaacaAATCCGGAAgtcttaaataaaataaaaatcatcgaGGGCGACGTATCTCAGCACAATCTCGGAATATCCGAGATCGACCGTGAAAAACTCGCCGAAAAATTAACGATGATTTTCCATTCGGCCGCAACGGTCCGTTTTAACGAAGATTTTAAAACGGCCGTCGTTTTGAACACTTTGGGCACGAAGCGCGTCTTGGAGTTTGGAgccgaaataaaaaatttgcaaaGTTTCGTACACGTTTCGACCGCGTACAGTAACGCGGATAAAAACGACGTGGAAGAAACCGTTTATAAACCGCCCTTCGATCCTAGATCGTTGATTAATTGCATTGAATTTTTACCCGAAGCCGCTTTGAAAACGCTAGAAAAGGAGGTTATGGGCGATCATCCGAATACCTACACCTTTACGAAAGCGATGGCGGAATTTATCGTTTGGGAATATTCGGCCAAACTTCCTATTGCGATCGTTAGGCCATCTATAG ttaccGCCGCCTGGCAGGAACCTTTTCCAGGTTGGGTCGATAACATATCAGGAATAACCGGAATCATGATGGAAATCGGGCGTGGAAGCATAAAAAGCATAATCGCCGACGAAAAGAACGTGATGGATTTGATCCCGGTGGACGTCGTGGCGAATACTTTGGTGACAGCGGCTTGGCACACCGTGGCGTATCGCTCGAATTCAATGCGCGTTTACAACTGCACAAGCGGCCAAATCAACAAAGTTTTATGGAAAGAAATCGGGCACTTGACGCAAACTTACGCCAGACAATACCCCACGAAATATTTAAGCTGGTACCCCGGATTTTCATACCGAACCAATCGAATCGTACATTGGATTTACGCCGTTTTATTACAACGGGTTCCAGCGtgtattttcgatttaatccTTTATTGCACCAAAAGGAAACCGat aatgtataagatttcaaaaaagttCGAACGAGCTTGCAAAACAGGCGAATTTTTCGCATTACACGAATGGAATTTCCACACCTCGAACATAAAGGATTTAGTTGGAGCCGTGGATAGCGCGGAGGATGGGAATCGATTCAATATTGATATAAGACGCGAAAATGGATTTAATTGGGACCCGtatataaaagattttatgtTGGGGATACGACAGTATGTTTTAAAGGATGATTTGTCGAGTTTACCCAAAGCCAGGGTTAAATTGAATTGGTTTTATTGGGCCAATCGGTTTATACAGTTAAGCGccgtttatttctttttaaaattaattattttgtaa
- the LOC111418698 gene encoding uncharacterized protein, whose translation MDIMDQFRNETELIGFKNNQPVTRKRNLGLGVEGKSVVLTGNNKVIILQNNKSVRIPMRLCTMVPENVRKAVLEQLPNIKDKKHVEAKPYRNGDNENNQKSGTSHELVAVKTEPEEVELIKRKMDVNEVKPNRIRAKKKIVRRSNQQKTLQNIVKLLKRNQKGKLKRNLTKRSISCQTEAFTNDISCQTDELIGNEILSLFENIDKDSILGSPSDFMTIDYPSPGNYFVNNQNNQLQSDYGNHLDVRKVRFYENLKNCDCPDAAGHIPLHIAVLHNNKAEVHNQCLLLKARKFSVDVPNNQGNTPLHLAVLNESDIEIIKVLLANGADPLMKDGNGNTSLHNAIHSNEDEQILQILLNHLKKTEENVDVFNYEGFTPLMLCVIEDKHKMAMNCIAAGANPNTKDQKSGRTSLFHAVENNNLQMVKLFMRTGANTKIKNFFGTSTHEATFELESINPEIKTLIIGKEINGNRTRIAIAKKKKKVQQTKSIELPTFKNKLKTVRILKIIEKDIRK comes from the exons ATGGATATAATGGATCAGTTTCGAAACGAAACCGAGCTAATCGGGTTCAAAAATAACCAACCCGTTACGAGAAAACGAAATTTAGGCTTGGGAGTGGAAGGAAAAAGCGTCGTTTTAACCGGAAATAACAAAGTAATCAtattacaaaacaataaaagtGTCCGAATCCCAATGAGATTGTGCACAATGGTCCCGGAAAACGTAAGAAAAGCAGTTTTAGAACAACTTCCAAACATCAAAGATAAGAAACATGTGGAGGCCAAACCTTATCGCAACGgagataacgaaaataatcaaaaaagtgGGACTTCACACGAATTAGTCGCAGTTAAAACTGAGCCGGAAGAAGTcgaattaattaaacgtaAAATGGATGTTAATGAAGTGAAACCAAATCGAATTCGGGCGAAAAAAAAGATTGTTAGGAGATCGAACCAACAAAAAACGTTACAAAACATCgtcaagttattaaaaaggAATCAAAAgggtaaattaaaaaggaatttaACGAAACGTTCGATTTCATGCCAAACGGAAGCGTTTACGAACGATATTTCTTGCCAAACCGATGAATTAATTGGAAATGAGATTTTGAGTTTGTTTGAGAATATAGATAAAGATTCGATTTTGGGCTCACCTTCTGATTTTATGACGATTGATTATCCATCTCCAGGGAATTATTTTGTGAACaatcaaaataatcaattacAAAGTGATTATGGAAATCATTTGGATGTTAGGAAGGTTAGGTTTTAtgagaatttaaagaattgtGATTGTCCTGATGCTGCTGGGCACAT tccgTTACATATAGCCGTTTTACATAATAACAAAGCCGAAGTACACAATCaatgtttgttattaaaagcGAGAAAATTTTCGGTGGATGTCCCGAATAACCAAGGAAACACCCCGTTGCATTTAGCCGTTTTAAACGAATCCgatatcgagataattaaagTGTTATTAGCGAACGGGGCCGATCCTTTAATGAAAGACGGAAACGGAAATACATCGTTGCACAACGCGATTCATTCAAACGAAGACGAACAAATCCTTCAAATCCTTTTAAACCATTTAAAAAAGACCGAGGAAAACGTCGATGTCTTTAATTACGAGGGATTCACCCCGTTGATGTTGTGCGTTATCGAGGATAAACATAAAATGGCCATGAATTGCATCGCAGCGGGGGCTAATCCGAATACGAAGGATCAAAAATCGGGGAGGACCTCGTTATTTCATGCggttgaaaataataatc tGCAAATggtgaaattgtttatgagAACGGGGGCTAATACTAAAATAAAGAACTTTTTTGGGACGAGTACTCACGAGGCAACTTTCGAACTTGAAAGTATTAACCcagaaataaaaactttaatcataGGAAAAGAAATAAACGGAAATCGGACTCGAATCGCCATcgcaaagaagaaaaagaaagtcCAACAAACCAAGTCAATCGAGTTACcgacgtttaaaaataaattaaagaccGTGAGGATATTGAAAATCATCGAGAAAGatattcgaaaataa
- the LOC111418701 gene encoding uncharacterized protein isoform X1 yields the protein MRTLSHEETLNLRNQIKFKMSESTPICRCRVLYLGSSVPQQTKDGLQGIQEPLQELYPDQGATGARGIDSWLSVWSNGILLENVDENHKKITRFFPIESLHYCAAVRYVLVPEKNTLHTPSPRFLPLDSPFARTPNPVHPPLFAAILRRTTGIKVLECHAFICKREVAANALVRCCFHAYADSSYAKQVDTAGSIYGTLASDRMSKEKVEDWKMNRSQSGSTMTINTIGKSNDEISIYNGDENHKVWAGSQDNIDQIYDVYSSSTISRPSRPRQITAPVTVPPPPPPPSSKEKTNSNKKQQRPKNRMSNGNHHQKEELYSSGLMNGKANSVSGTMLKQGRIPQHFQQQQNIQQQPIYIMAPHHHPHQTLPNPKFMKHGNTFSHRPRGKMLIPARPIPPPLVPVPASVILPPTTMTNKKNKNKSKQRGVEEPIYMPSNRAMSPVASYQPVNFPHEAYLMQHYATMESPKHKQKQREKSQEKQQVPSAKMNKKLTQSMNGLDDPNLIRDDEGGSPFNTGIYRKKGHLNERAFSYSIRQEHRSRSYGSLANLKFATPIPNGVDVEDREDIKKEREIMQMVHDLDLSGDEIERSEVPRAIYEARGPPPGSVIVTPAQINGKGYRR from the exons atgcGAACTCTAAGTC atgaagaaactttaaacttaagaaatcaaatcaaattcaaaatgtcGGAGTCAACCCCAATTTGTCGCTGCAGAGTTTTATATTTAGGAAGTTCCGTTCCCCAACAAACTAAAGATGGGTTACAAGGAATCCAAGAGCCCCTCCAGGAATTGTACCCAGATCAAGGAGCAACGGGGGCGCGGGGGATCGATAGCTGGTTAAGCGTCTGGTCAAACGGGATTTTGTTGGAAAACGTCGACGAAAACCACAAGAAAATAACCCGGTTTTTCCCAATTGAAAGCCTACATTATTGCGCGGCCGTTAG atacgTTTTGGTGCCGGAAAAAAACACGCTCCACACCCCATCGCCGCGTTTTTTACCACTAGATTCGCCGTTTGCGAGGACCCCGAATCCCGTACATCCTCCGTTATTCGCGGCGATCCTCCGAAGGACGACCGGAATAAAAGTATTGGAATGTCACGCGTTCATATGCAAACGAGAGGTGGCCGCTAACGCTTTGGTTCGATGTTGTTTTCATGCTTACGCCGATTCGTCCTATGCGAAACAGGTCGATACGGCCGGGAGTATTTACGGAACTTTGGCTTCCGATAGAAtgtcaaaagaaaaa gtGGAAGATTGGAAAATGAACCGATCACAATCAGGTTCAACGATGACAATAAACACAATCGGAAAATCGAACGACGAAATAAGTATTTACAACGGAGATGAAAACCATAAAGTTTGGGCCGGTTCGCAAGACAACATCGATCAAATTTACGATGTTTACTCTTCATCAACGATAAGCAGGCCATCAAGACCGCGCCAAATCACGGCTCCGGTTACAGTTCCACCCCCGCCTCCACCCCCAtcatcaaaagaaaaaacaaattcaaacaaaaaacaacAACGACCAAAAAATCGAATGTCCAACGGGAATCACCACCAAAAAGAGGAACTTTACTCATCGGGATTAATGAACGGAAAAGCTAATAGTGTTTCTGGGACGATGTTAAAACAAGGGCGAATTCCCCAACATttccaacaacaacaaaatattcAACAACAACCGATTTACATCATGGCACCGCATCACCATCCCCACCAAACATTACCAAACCCAAAATTTATGAAACACGGAAACACATTTTCCCATCGACCCAGAGGGAAAATGTTAATCCCAGCACGCCCAATCCCGCCACCTTTAGTCCCAGTCCCGGCCTCGGTGATTTTACCCCCCACAACGATgaccaacaaaaaaaacaaaaacaaatcgaAACAACGCGGCGTCGAAGAACCGATTTATATGCCAAGTAATCGCGCGATGTCCCCCGTCGCCAGTTATCAACCGGTTAATTTCCCGCACGAAGCCTATTTAATGCAACATTACGCAACGATGGAATCCCCGAAacacaaacaaaaacaacGAGAGAAATCCCAAGAAAAACAACAAGTACCATCGGCGAAAATGAATAAGAAATTAACCCAAAGTATGAATGGATTGGATGATCCTAATTTAATTAGGGACGATGAGGGTGGGAGTCCTTTTAACACGGGGATTTACAGGAAGAAGGGCCACTTAAACGAGCGGGCTTTTAGTTATTCAATTCGACAAGAACACAGATCGAGAAGTTATGGATCTTTggctaatttaaaatttgcaacTCCAATTCCTAATGGGGTCGAT gTTGAAGATAGAGAAGATATAAAAAAGGAGAGGGAAATAATGCAAATGGTGCATGATTTAGACTTATCTGGAGATGAAATTGAGCGCTCGGAGGTGCCTCGGGCTATTTACGAGGCAAGGGGGCCCCCTCCCGGTTCCGTTATTGTCACTCCAGCTCAAATTAACGGAAAGGGATATCGGAGATAG
- the LOC111418701 gene encoding uncharacterized protein isoform X2: MSESTPICRCRVLYLGSSVPQQTKDGLQGIQEPLQELYPDQGATGARGIDSWLSVWSNGILLENVDENHKKITRFFPIESLHYCAAVRYVLVPEKNTLHTPSPRFLPLDSPFARTPNPVHPPLFAAILRRTTGIKVLECHAFICKREVAANALVRCCFHAYADSSYAKQVDTAGSIYGTLASDRMSKEKVEDWKMNRSQSGSTMTINTIGKSNDEISIYNGDENHKVWAGSQDNIDQIYDVYSSSTISRPSRPRQITAPVTVPPPPPPPSSKEKTNSNKKQQRPKNRMSNGNHHQKEELYSSGLMNGKANSVSGTMLKQGRIPQHFQQQQNIQQQPIYIMAPHHHPHQTLPNPKFMKHGNTFSHRPRGKMLIPARPIPPPLVPVPASVILPPTTMTNKKNKNKSKQRGVEEPIYMPSNRAMSPVASYQPVNFPHEAYLMQHYATMESPKHKQKQREKSQEKQQVPSAKMNKKLTQSMNGLDDPNLIRDDEGGSPFNTGIYRKKGHLNERAFSYSIRQEHRSRSYGSLANLKFATPIPNGVDVEDREDIKKEREIMQMVHDLDLSGDEIERSEVPRAIYEARGPPPGSVIVTPAQINGKGYRR, translated from the exons atgtcGGAGTCAACCCCAATTTGTCGCTGCAGAGTTTTATATTTAGGAAGTTCCGTTCCCCAACAAACTAAAGATGGGTTACAAGGAATCCAAGAGCCCCTCCAGGAATTGTACCCAGATCAAGGAGCAACGGGGGCGCGGGGGATCGATAGCTGGTTAAGCGTCTGGTCAAACGGGATTTTGTTGGAAAACGTCGACGAAAACCACAAGAAAATAACCCGGTTTTTCCCAATTGAAAGCCTACATTATTGCGCGGCCGTTAG atacgTTTTGGTGCCGGAAAAAAACACGCTCCACACCCCATCGCCGCGTTTTTTACCACTAGATTCGCCGTTTGCGAGGACCCCGAATCCCGTACATCCTCCGTTATTCGCGGCGATCCTCCGAAGGACGACCGGAATAAAAGTATTGGAATGTCACGCGTTCATATGCAAACGAGAGGTGGCCGCTAACGCTTTGGTTCGATGTTGTTTTCATGCTTACGCCGATTCGTCCTATGCGAAACAGGTCGATACGGCCGGGAGTATTTACGGAACTTTGGCTTCCGATAGAAtgtcaaaagaaaaa gtGGAAGATTGGAAAATGAACCGATCACAATCAGGTTCAACGATGACAATAAACACAATCGGAAAATCGAACGACGAAATAAGTATTTACAACGGAGATGAAAACCATAAAGTTTGGGCCGGTTCGCAAGACAACATCGATCAAATTTACGATGTTTACTCTTCATCAACGATAAGCAGGCCATCAAGACCGCGCCAAATCACGGCTCCGGTTACAGTTCCACCCCCGCCTCCACCCCCAtcatcaaaagaaaaaacaaattcaaacaaaaaacaacAACGACCAAAAAATCGAATGTCCAACGGGAATCACCACCAAAAAGAGGAACTTTACTCATCGGGATTAATGAACGGAAAAGCTAATAGTGTTTCTGGGACGATGTTAAAACAAGGGCGAATTCCCCAACATttccaacaacaacaaaatattcAACAACAACCGATTTACATCATGGCACCGCATCACCATCCCCACCAAACATTACCAAACCCAAAATTTATGAAACACGGAAACACATTTTCCCATCGACCCAGAGGGAAAATGTTAATCCCAGCACGCCCAATCCCGCCACCTTTAGTCCCAGTCCCGGCCTCGGTGATTTTACCCCCCACAACGATgaccaacaaaaaaaacaaaaacaaatcgaAACAACGCGGCGTCGAAGAACCGATTTATATGCCAAGTAATCGCGCGATGTCCCCCGTCGCCAGTTATCAACCGGTTAATTTCCCGCACGAAGCCTATTTAATGCAACATTACGCAACGATGGAATCCCCGAAacacaaacaaaaacaacGAGAGAAATCCCAAGAAAAACAACAAGTACCATCGGCGAAAATGAATAAGAAATTAACCCAAAGTATGAATGGATTGGATGATCCTAATTTAATTAGGGACGATGAGGGTGGGAGTCCTTTTAACACGGGGATTTACAGGAAGAAGGGCCACTTAAACGAGCGGGCTTTTAGTTATTCAATTCGACAAGAACACAGATCGAGAAGTTATGGATCTTTggctaatttaaaatttgcaacTCCAATTCCTAATGGGGTCGAT gTTGAAGATAGAGAAGATATAAAAAAGGAGAGGGAAATAATGCAAATGGTGCATGATTTAGACTTATCTGGAGATGAAATTGAGCGCTCGGAGGTGCCTCGGGCTATTTACGAGGCAAGGGGGCCCCCTCCCGGTTCCGTTATTGTCACTCCAGCTCAAATTAACGGAAAGGGATATCGGAGATAG